From Enhydrobacter sp., the proteins below share one genomic window:
- the trbB gene encoding P-type conjugative transfer ATPase TrbB yields MLRTALGPAIAAWLEDPAVVEVMLNPDGRLWVDRLSTGLAETGQHLAAADGERIVRLVAHHVGAEVHAGSPRVSAELPETGERFEGLLPPVVTAPTFAIRKPAVAVFSLEDYVASGIMTAAEACSLREAVAQRRNILVAGGTSTGKTTLANALLAEIAKTSDRVVLIEDTRELQCRAPNLVALRTKDGVASLSDLVRSSLRLRPDRIPIGEVRGAEALDLLKAWGTGHPGGIGTIHAGTALGALRRLEQLIQEAVVTVPRALIAETIDLIAVLSGRGTARRLTELGRVEGLASNGDYALTLLGDQT; encoded by the coding sequence ATGCTGCGCACGGCGCTTGGTCCAGCCATTGCCGCCTGGCTCGAAGATCCTGCCGTCGTCGAGGTCATGCTGAACCCCGATGGCCGGCTGTGGGTCGACCGCCTGTCCACCGGTCTCGCTGAAACCGGCCAGCATCTTGCGGCCGCCGATGGCGAGCGGATCGTGCGGCTTGTCGCTCATCATGTCGGGGCTGAGGTCCATGCCGGCAGCCCCCGTGTGTCGGCCGAGCTGCCCGAGACGGGAGAGCGTTTCGAAGGGCTTCTGCCGCCCGTCGTGACGGCGCCCACCTTTGCGATCCGAAAGCCGGCCGTCGCAGTGTTCTCGCTCGAGGACTATGTCGCGAGTGGGATCATGACGGCCGCCGAGGCCTGTTCTCTCCGAGAGGCCGTCGCCCAACGGCGCAACATCCTGGTCGCCGGCGGTACGTCGACCGGCAAGACGACACTGGCCAATGCCCTCCTGGCCGAGATCGCCAAGACATCGGATCGGGTGGTGCTGATCGAGGACACCCGCGAGCTGCAATGTCGGGCGCCCAATCTCGTGGCCCTGCGCACCAAGGACGGTGTGGCGTCGTTGTCCGACCTGGTGCGCTCTTCGCTGAGGTTGCGGCCAGACCGCATCCCGATCGGCGAGGTCCGCGGCGCCGAAGCGCTCGATCTCTTGAAGGCTTGGGGAACCGGCCATCCTGGCGGAATCGGCACCATCCACGCCGGCACGGCGCTTGGCGCCCTGCGGCGACTAGAGCAGCTCATCCAGGAAGCCGTCGTCACAGTGCCGCGCGCCCTGATCGCCGAAACGATCGACCTGATCGCCGTTCTGTCCGGTCGAGGCACCGCGCGCCGCCTGACCGAGCTCGGTCGCGTCGAAGGACTCGCATCCAACGGAGACTACGCACTCACACTCTTGGGAGATCAAACATGA
- a CDS encoding VirB3 family type IV secretion system protein, with protein sequence MEGPVPGFVVPVHRALTEPILLGGAPRSVAILVGTLAAAFGLGLRLWLAGLFLWVIGHALAVWAAKRDPLFVDVVRRHLRIPGFLRV encoded by the coding sequence ATGGAGGGGCCCGTACCAGGCTTCGTGGTCCCCGTGCACCGCGCTTTAACCGAGCCGATCCTGCTGGGTGGCGCGCCGCGCTCGGTCGCGATCCTTGTCGGCACGCTGGCGGCCGCTTTCGGACTTGGCCTGCGGCTCTGGCTCGCCGGCCTCTTCCTTTGGGTCATCGGTCACGCCTTGGCTGTCTGGGCAGCGAAGCGCGATCCCCTGTTCGTCGACGTGGTGCGCCGGCACCTCCGCATCCCCGGTTTCCTGCGCGTGTGA
- the trbJ gene encoding P-type conjugative transfer protein TrbJ — MIRLTRFAVALAAATTIAGTVLPASAQMTVFDPSNYSQNLLTAARALQQVNNQITSLQNEAQMLINQARNLASLPYSSLRQLQQSIGRTQQLLAEVQGIAFDVQQIDQAFSTVYAPASTSQSDLSLIANARTRWQNTVDGLQDALRVQATVVGNLDTNRSEMPALIAASQGATGALQATQAGNQLLALQAQQLADLTATVAAQGRAQGLEAAQRAAAQDQAREQLRRFLTPRQGYQPTTVQMFHN; from the coding sequence ATGATTCGACTGACACGGTTCGCTGTCGCCCTTGCAGCCGCCACCACCATCGCGGGCACGGTGCTGCCCGCTTCGGCGCAGATGACCGTATTCGATCCCAGCAACTATTCGCAGAACCTGTTGACGGCGGCACGGGCGCTGCAGCAGGTGAACAACCAGATCACATCGCTGCAGAACGAAGCGCAGATGCTGATCAACCAGGCGCGCAATCTCGCCAGTCTTCCGTATTCGTCGCTGCGGCAGCTGCAACAGTCGATTGGCCGCACGCAGCAGCTGCTGGCCGAAGTCCAAGGCATTGCCTTCGACGTCCAACAGATCGACCAGGCGTTCTCTACGGTCTATGCGCCTGCCTCGACGAGCCAGTCCGACCTGTCGTTGATCGCCAATGCGCGGACGCGCTGGCAGAACACGGTTGATGGCCTGCAGGATGCCCTGCGTGTGCAGGCGACTGTCGTTGGCAACCTCGACACCAATCGCAGCGAAATGCCGGCTTTGATCGCCGCAAGCCAAGGCGCGACGGGCGCGCTCCAGGCGACCCAGGCCGGCAATCAGCTACTAGCGCTTCAGGCGCAGCAGCTTGCGGACTTGACGGCTACTGTCGCGGCGCAGGGCAGGGCCCAAGGGCTCGAGGCGGCGCAGCGTGCTGCCGCTCAGGACCAGGCGCGAGAGCAGCTTCGGCGCTTCCTCACACCGCGCCAAGGCTACCAACCGACTACCGTTCAGATGTTCCACAACTGA
- a CDS encoding TrbC/VIRB2 family protein, whose protein sequence is MMPFVFRRAVTPVAAVTLSVALAPSAWAAGSSMPWEQPLQQILQSVEGPVAKIIAVIIIIITGLTLAFGETSGGFRRLIQIVFGISIAFAASSFFLSFFSFGGGALV, encoded by the coding sequence ATGATGCCTTTCGTGTTCCGGCGAGCGGTCACACCGGTCGCTGCCGTCACACTTTCCGTGGCCCTTGCCCCATCGGCCTGGGCAGCGGGCTCCAGCATGCCTTGGGAGCAACCGCTGCAGCAGATCCTGCAATCGGTCGAAGGGCCGGTGGCCAAGATCATTGCCGTGATCATCATCATCATCACAGGCCTCACGCTGGCCTTTGGTGAGACCTCGGGCGGGTTCCGACGCCTGATCCAGATCGTCTTCGGCATCTCGATCGCTTTCGCGGCTTCTAGTTTCTTCCTGTCATTCTTCTCCTTCGGCGGCGGGGCCCTCGTCTGA
- a CDS encoding conjugal transfer protein TrbE, with translation MMNLAEYRNSTARLADFLPWAALIAPGVVLNKDGSFQRSAAFRGPDLDSAVPAELVAVAGRLNSALRRLGSGWAIFVEAQRQPASTYPTSRFPEPASALVEAERKAAFEEEGAHFESAYFLTFLYLPPTSETSATQRFFYEGREQGTGIDAREILNGFVDRTDRILQLLDGFMPECRWLDDAETLTYLHSCVSTKHQRVRVPEIPMYLDALLTDQPLTGGLEPRLGDAHLCVLTIVGFPSATTPGLLDELNRLAFPYRWSTRAILLDKTDATKLVTKIRRQWFSKRKSIAAILKEVMTNEASTLLDTDAHNKAMDADAALQELGADVAGEAYCTATVTVWDEDRRVANEKLRLVEKIIQGRDFTCKAETVNAVDAWLGSLPGHAYANVRQPPISTLNLAHIIPLSAVWSGSEKDEHLDAPPLFFAKTEGSTPFRFAIHVGDVGHTLVVGPTGAGKSVLLALMALQFRRYANAQVFAFDFGGSIRATTFAMGGDWHDLGGALSEDTSEPVTLQPLALIEDVAERGWAAEWLSAILTAEKVSVTPEAKDHLWSALTSLASAPSGERTLTGLSVLLQSTALKRALRPYCLGGAYGRLVDAEVEQLGIGSVQAFETEGLIGTGAAAAVLAYLFHRIEARLDGRPTLLIVDEGWLALDDEGFAAQLREWLKTLRKKNASVVFATQSLADIDASKIAPAIIESCLTRLFLPNERAIEPQITAIYRRFGLNDRQIEILARATPKRDYYCQSRRGNRLFELGLGEIALTLTAASAKSDQALIDRLLAEHGREGFLTAWLTARGVPWAVDLIPDLKNLEPSS, from the coding sequence ATGATGAACCTTGCTGAATATCGCAATTCAACGGCGCGCCTCGCGGACTTCCTGCCGTGGGCTGCTCTCATTGCTCCTGGCGTGGTTCTCAACAAAGATGGTTCGTTCCAGCGGAGTGCCGCTTTCCGCGGACCCGATTTGGATTCGGCGGTACCGGCCGAGCTTGTCGCCGTTGCCGGGAGGCTGAACAGTGCGCTCCGTCGCCTTGGGTCCGGCTGGGCGATCTTCGTGGAGGCTCAACGGCAACCCGCGAGCACCTACCCCACAAGCCGCTTCCCCGAGCCGGCGTCGGCGTTGGTTGAAGCCGAACGGAAGGCAGCGTTCGAGGAAGAGGGGGCTCACTTCGAATCAGCTTATTTCCTGACGTTCCTCTATCTACCGCCGACCTCGGAAACGTCAGCAACGCAACGCTTCTTCTATGAAGGTCGGGAGCAGGGCACGGGCATCGACGCCCGCGAGATTCTGAACGGCTTCGTCGATCGAACGGACCGCATCCTGCAGCTTCTCGACGGCTTCATGCCTGAGTGCCGTTGGCTCGACGACGCCGAGACGCTGACCTACCTGCATTCCTGCGTCTCGACCAAGCATCAGCGCGTTCGAGTGCCCGAAATACCGATGTATCTCGATGCTCTGTTGACAGACCAACCATTGACGGGTGGCCTCGAGCCGAGACTGGGCGACGCCCATCTCTGCGTTCTCACGATCGTTGGCTTCCCGAGCGCCACAACCCCTGGGCTCCTGGATGAGCTCAATCGTCTCGCCTTCCCTTACCGCTGGTCGACCCGGGCAATTCTCCTCGACAAGACCGACGCCACAAAGCTTGTCACCAAGATCCGTCGGCAGTGGTTCTCCAAGCGGAAGTCGATCGCCGCGATCCTCAAAGAGGTCATGACGAATGAGGCATCGACCCTGTTGGACACTGATGCACACAACAAGGCGATGGATGCTGATGCAGCCTTGCAGGAGCTCGGGGCCGATGTGGCCGGTGAGGCTTACTGCACCGCCACCGTGACGGTCTGGGATGAGGATCGCCGCGTTGCCAACGAAAAGCTTCGGCTGGTCGAGAAGATCATCCAAGGGCGGGATTTCACCTGCAAGGCGGAGACAGTCAATGCTGTCGACGCCTGGCTGGGGTCCCTGCCTGGTCATGCCTACGCCAATGTGCGTCAGCCGCCCATTTCCACCCTGAATCTTGCTCACATCATCCCTCTCTCGGCCGTTTGGTCGGGATCCGAGAAAGATGAGCACCTGGACGCGCCACCGCTCTTCTTCGCCAAGACGGAAGGCTCAACGCCCTTTCGGTTCGCGATCCACGTCGGTGACGTCGGCCATACCCTCGTTGTGGGGCCCACCGGTGCTGGAAAGTCAGTGCTGCTGGCGTTGATGGCGTTGCAATTTCGTCGATATGCAAACGCGCAGGTCTTTGCCTTCGACTTTGGTGGATCCATCCGTGCCACAACGTTCGCGATGGGCGGAGACTGGCACGATCTCGGTGGTGCCCTGTCCGAAGACACCTCCGAGCCTGTCACCCTTCAGCCGCTGGCGCTCATCGAGGACGTCGCAGAACGAGGGTGGGCTGCGGAGTGGCTTTCGGCCATCCTTACTGCTGAAAAGGTCAGCGTCACCCCTGAGGCCAAGGACCATCTCTGGTCGGCGCTGACGTCGCTCGCCTCGGCGCCCAGCGGCGAGCGCACGCTGACCGGTCTTTCGGTCCTTTTGCAATCGACAGCGCTGAAGCGTGCACTCAGGCCATATTGTCTTGGAGGTGCCTATGGCCGGTTGGTCGACGCCGAGGTCGAGCAGCTCGGCATTGGTTCGGTGCAGGCCTTCGAGACCGAGGGCCTGATTGGGACGGGCGCTGCCGCAGCCGTCCTGGCCTATCTGTTCCATCGCATCGAGGCGCGGCTTGATGGCCGCCCGACCTTGCTGATCGTCGATGAAGGCTGGCTCGCCCTCGACGACGAGGGGTTTGCCGCCCAGCTGCGTGAGTGGCTCAAGACGCTGCGCAAGAAGAATGCGTCGGTGGTTTTCGCCACCCAGTCGCTTGCCGATATCGATGCCTCCAAGATTGCGCCGGCCATCATCGAAAGCTGTCTGACCCGGCTGTTCCTTCCCAATGAGCGAGCAATAGAGCCGCAAATCACGGCCATCTATCGCCGGTTTGGCCTCAATGACCGGCAGATCGAGATCCTGGCCCGTGCGACACCCAAGCGCGACTATTACTGCCAATCCCGCCGCGGCAACCGCCTGTTCGAGCTCGGTCTCGGCGAGATCGCACTCACCCTGACCGCAGCCTCGGCGAAATCGGACCAGGCCCTTATAGACCGGCTCTTGGCCGAGCACGGACGTGAGGGGTTTCTCACTGCCTGGCTGACGGCCCGTGGCGTCCCGTGGGCTGTCGACCTCATCCCCGATCTCAAGAACCTGGAGCCCTCATCATGA
- a CDS encoding ribbon-helix-helix domain-containing protein, with protein sequence MRTKHTFRLPPELAGKLADYATRKRVPQALIVETALDSFLSPDASERLEGALGRRLDRLTRQVERLERHVTITNEALALFVRFWLTATPPLPDTAQPAAQAKGRERYEGYVEALGRRLAKGRTLADEISQDIAPQVQASDEAADPT encoded by the coding sequence ATGCGCACCAAGCACACCTTTCGCCTGCCGCCTGAACTGGCGGGAAAGCTTGCCGACTACGCCACACGCAAGCGCGTCCCGCAGGCCCTCATCGTCGAAACTGCCCTTGACTCGTTCTTGTCTCCAGACGCTTCCGAGCGACTGGAGGGGGCACTGGGCCGTCGTCTGGATCGACTCACGCGGCAGGTCGAGCGGCTCGAACGGCATGTCACCATTACGAATGAGGCGTTGGCGCTGTTCGTTCGGTTCTGGCTGACGGCCACTCCTCCGCTACCGGACACCGCCCAACCGGCAGCACAGGCGAAGGGGCGGGAACGGTACGAGGGCTACGTCGAGGCTCTTGGACGACGTCTGGCGAAGGGACGGACACTTGCCGATGAGATTTCTCAGGACATCGCGCCACAAGTACAAGCCAGCGATGAGGCAGCGGACCCAACCTGA
- the trbK-alt gene encoding putative entry exclusion protein TrbK-alt, which produces MREQHDPVRLIIQLSAIALLLATVVLSVGALRDVAIASEWSFIATGQARPDGHEWARCRTVTPEQRPLDEACRRVWADKRRRFFGLDEQVGKASTADTPTTPSQQPSGDTRAESNHPTGSPSQKE; this is translated from the coding sequence ATGCGCGAGCAGCATGATCCTGTGCGGCTGATTATCCAGCTCAGCGCCATAGCCTTGTTGCTGGCAACTGTCGTTCTGAGCGTCGGCGCCTTGCGCGACGTAGCGATCGCGAGCGAGTGGTCCTTCATCGCAACGGGGCAGGCAAGGCCTGATGGTCACGAATGGGCACGTTGCCGAACCGTCACACCTGAGCAACGTCCCCTCGACGAGGCATGCCGGCGTGTCTGGGCGGACAAACGCCGGCGCTTCTTTGGGCTCGACGAGCAAGTAGGCAAGGCCTCGACCGCCGATACTCCGACCACCCCCTCGCAACAGCCGTCAGGCGACACTAGGGCGGAATCCAACCACCCGACCGGTTCGCCAAGTCAGAAGGAGTAG
- the trbL gene encoding P-type conjugative transfer protein TrbL: protein MGGTGVIDRFLEVFTSYIDSGFGLLGSEVGFLATTLAAIDLVLAGLFWAWGTDEDVVARLVKKTLFVGVFAYLIGNWNNLARIVFESFAGLGLKASGTGLSAADFLRPGRVAQVGLDAGRPLLDSISGLMGYISFFENFIQIVVLLFAWAMVLLAFFILAIQLFVTLIEFKLTTLAGFVLIPFGLFSKTAFAAERVLGNVVSSGVKVLVLAVIVGIGSTLFSQFTSGTAGIQPSIDDAMALVLASLALLGLGIFGPGIANGIVSGGPQLGAGSAVGTGLAAGGVAVAGAALAAGGASLAGGAAAGAARGAAALGGGAAAAYRSGGLSGVVQAGMSTAASPLRRARTGLKNSFEAGGRGAAGVAEGSGEPVLNDAPPAWARRMRRSQTVSQGTSAATHAIRSGDHGGGGSSVDLSEEGR from the coding sequence ATGGGCGGGACCGGCGTCATCGATCGCTTTCTGGAAGTGTTCACAAGCTATATCGACAGTGGCTTTGGCCTTCTCGGTAGCGAAGTCGGTTTTCTGGCGACCACGTTGGCCGCCATCGATCTTGTACTGGCCGGCCTGTTCTGGGCGTGGGGCACTGACGAAGACGTCGTTGCTCGATTGGTCAAGAAAACCCTGTTCGTGGGCGTGTTCGCGTACCTCATAGGGAACTGGAACAACCTCGCCCGGATCGTTTTCGAAAGCTTCGCCGGCCTGGGATTGAAGGCGTCAGGCACCGGCCTGTCTGCCGCGGACTTCCTGCGACCCGGGCGCGTCGCCCAAGTCGGTCTCGACGCCGGTAGGCCTCTTCTCGATTCGATCTCCGGTCTCATGGGCTACATCAGCTTCTTCGAGAACTTCATCCAGATCGTGGTCCTGCTCTTTGCCTGGGCGATGGTGCTGCTCGCATTCTTCATCCTGGCGATTCAGCTCTTCGTGACCTTGATTGAGTTCAAGCTGACCACGCTTGCGGGCTTTGTCCTCATTCCTTTCGGCCTGTTCAGCAAAACGGCGTTCGCGGCCGAGCGGGTCTTGGGAAACGTGGTTTCGTCTGGTGTGAAGGTGCTGGTGCTCGCCGTCATCGTCGGCATCGGCTCGACGCTGTTCTCCCAGTTCACGTCTGGGACTGCGGGCATACAGCCGTCCATCGACGACGCTATGGCTCTGGTACTGGCGTCTTTGGCCCTGCTTGGGCTCGGCATCTTTGGCCCCGGCATTGCCAATGGCATCGTCTCCGGCGGTCCCCAACTCGGCGCTGGCTCGGCCGTGGGCACGGGCCTGGCTGCCGGTGGCGTGGCCGTCGCTGGAGCAGCTCTGGCGGCCGGCGGCGCCAGCCTGGCAGGCGGTGCCGCCGCGGGTGCTGCACGAGGGGCGGCCGCATTGGGTGGAGGAGCCGCAGCGGCCTATCGCTCAGGTGGGCTCTCTGGCGTGGTCCAGGCAGGAATGTCCACGGCCGCCAGTCCGCTACGCCGTGCGAGGACTGGCCTCAAGAACAGTTTCGAAGCAGGCGGGCGGGGAGCCGCCGGAGTGGCTGAAGGGAGCGGCGAGCCGGTGCTGAATGACGCGCCGCCCGCCTGGGCGCGCCGCATGAGACGCTCCCAGACCGTCAGCCAGGGCACTTCTGCCGCTACCCACGCCATTCGCTCCGGCGATCACGGCGGCGGCGGGTCATCCGTCGATCTCTCGGAAGAAGGTCGTTGA